A window of Zingiber officinale cultivar Zhangliang chromosome 5A, Zo_v1.1, whole genome shotgun sequence contains these coding sequences:
- the LOC121981298 gene encoding F-box protein PP2-A13-like, which translates to MGSWISSIVRAEAGAEAGLGDLPESCIAEVLLRLDAQEICRASGLNRAFRVAASADFVWEAKLPKNYVYLMEMSTDRTAMACVCKKEIYARLCRPNPFDGGTKEFWLEKNRGGICVSISSKALLITGVNDKRYWKYLPTEESRFNTVAYLQQTWWFEVAGEIDFFFPVGTYSLFFQLHLGLPSKRFGRRICNSEHIHGWDKKPVKFQLWTSNGQKALSQCSLSDPGSWINYHVGDFVVDKCDVPTKLKFSLTQIDCTHTKGGICVDSVFICPKIFM; encoded by the exons ATGGGGTCATGGATTTCGAGCATCGTTAGGGCGGAAGCGGGCGCCGAAGCGGGCCTCGGGGACTTGCCGGAGAGTTGCATCGCGGAGGTGCTGCTCCGCCTCGACGCGCAGGAGATCTGCCGGGCGTCGGGGCTCAACCGGGCCTTCCGAGTAGCGGCGTCGGCGGACTTCGTGTGGGAGGCGAAGCTGCCGAAGAACTATGTGTACTTGATGGAGATGTCAACGGATCGGACGGCCATGGCATGTGTTTGCAAAAAGGAGATCTATGCGCGGTTGTGCCGGCCGAACCCCTTCGATGGGGGCACCAAG GAATTTTGGCTGGAGAAGAACAGGGGTGGAATCTGCGTGTCTATTTCCTCAAAGGCATTACTGATTACAGGAGTCAATGACAAGCGATACTGGAAATACCTCCCAACCGAGGAATCTAG GTTTAACACGGTCGCATACCTTCAGCAAACCTGGTGGTTTGAGGTGGCTGGGGAAATAGATTTCTTCTTCCCTGTTGGAACCTATAGCCTGTTCTTCCAACTTCATCTAGGTCTACCTTCGAAACGTTTTGGTCGCCGGATTTGCAACTCTGAGCACATCCACGGGTGGGACAAAAAACCTGTGAAATTCCAGCTATGGACGTCGAACGGTCAAAAAGCTCTATCCCAGTGCTCTTTAAGTGATCCCGGAAGTTGGATAAACTACCATGTAGGAGATTTTGTGGTAGACAAATGTGATGTACCCACCAAGCTCAAGTTCTCATTGACACAAATTGATTGCACACATACAAAAGGTGGCATCTGTGTCGACTCTGTGTTCATATGTCCCAAAATTTTTATGTAG
- the LOC121981297 gene encoding protein HOTHEAD-like isoform X1 — MELAMQRFLTSVALLLCFQGFGFCFPDHDAVPRYSFLRHAAEAPRVSHHDYIIVGGGTAGCPLGATLSERFDVLVLERGGSPYGNPNVSELALFVQNLAYQTPTSPAQRFVSVDGVINARARCLGGGTCINAGFYSRASRQEVEEMGLNLELAEESFRWVEKEVAFRPRLTGWTSAFMSGLLEAGVTPDNGFTYDHLPGTKVGGTTFDQNGHRHTAADLLKYADPARITVLLRATAQRILFRNRGRKHKPEAYGVVYKDEAGNVHEAYLNNSSTGEIILSAGALGSPQLLMLSGVGPAPHLESLGIEVVLDQPLVGRGMSDNPLNAIIVPSPQQIEITSVQVVGIRPDYYVESMTGVNIVAASLAGNSTGPSATSPVQISNSFQGGTIFEKLARPLSQGFLRLRNRDPEENPLVTFNYFMEAEDVQACVEALRTVERVIDSRALSRFRYPNQSVQSLVALSASVLVNLRARNANDSTSLEQYCRDLVMTIWHYHGGCQMRKVVDHDYKVLGVDALRIIDGSTFTFSPGTNPQATVMMLGRYMGVRMLKGHKFH; from the exons ATGGAGTTGGCGATGCAGAGATTTCTCACTTCTGTCGCCCTTCTGCTCTGTTTTCAGGGTTTCGGATTCTGTTTTCCTGATCACGATGCGGTGCCACGCTATAGCTTCTTGAGGCATGCGGCGGAGGCACCACGAGTGTCGCACCACGATTACATCATCGTCGGCGGGGGCACGGCCGGCTGCCCCTTGGGCGCTACTCTGTCGGAGAGATTCGACGTGCTGGTGCTGGAAAGAGGCGGCTCGCCTTACGGGAATCCCAACGTTTCCGAGCTCGCTTTGTTTGTCCAGAACCTTGCGTACCAGACCCCGACCTCCCCGGCGCAGCGCTTCGTCTCCGTGGACGGCGTCATCAACGCACGGGCGCGCTGCCTTGGCGGCGGGACCTGCATCAACGCCGGGTTCTACTCTCGCGCCAGCCGccaggaggtggaggagatgggGCTGAATCTGGAGCTGGCGGAGGAGTCGTTCCGTTGGGTTGAGAAAGAGGTGGCGTTCCGACCTCGGCTGACGGGTTGGACATCGGCCTTCATGTCAGGGCTCCTCGAGGCCGGAGTGACGCCGGACAATGGCTTCACGTACGATCATTTACCCGGGACGAAGGTCGGAGGGACGACGTTCGATCAAAATGGCCACCGCCACACCGCCGCCGATCTGCTCAAGTACGCAGACCCTGCCAGGATCACCGTGCTCTTGCGCGCCACGGCTCAGAGGATCTTGTTCAGGAACAGAG GAAGGAAACATAAGCCGGAGGCATATGGTGTAGTATACAAGGATGAAGCTGGCAACGTGCACGAAGCCTACCTCAACAATTCCTCCACCGGCGAAATTATACTGTCGGCCGGGGCCCTCGGCAGCCCACAGTTGCTCATGTTGAGCGGCGTCGGCCCTGCCCCTCACCTAGAGTCCTTAGGCATCGAGGTGGTGCTGGACCAGCCACTGGTCGGCCGTGGCATGTCCGACAACCCGTTGAACGCCATCATCGTCCCTTCACCACAACAAATCGAGATCACATCGGTGCAAGTCGTCGGAATCCGGCCGGACTACTACGTGGAGTCCATGACCGGCGTCAACATTGTCGCTGCCTCGTTGGCGGGCAACTCCACCGGGCCGTCCGCAACTTCACCGGTACAG ATTAGCAACTCATTTCAAGGCGGCACGATATTCGAGAAGTTGGCGCGCCCTCTTTCTCAAGGATTTCTTCGCTTGAGGAATCGCGACCCGGAAGAGAATCCATTAGTCACCTTCAATTACTTCATGGAAGCTGAGGATGTTCAGGCATGCGTCGAGGCCCTCCGGACGGTTGAAAGAGTGATCGATTCGAGAGCCTTGTCGAGATTTAGATACCCGAATCAGTCGGTGCAGAGCTTGGTAGCCCTATCCGCAAGTGTATTAGTGAATTTAAGAGCAAGAAACGCCAATGACTCCACTTCATTGGAGCAATACTGCAGAGACCTTGTGATGACGATCTGGCACTACCATGGCGGATGCCAAATGAGAAAAGTGGTCGACCATGACTACAAAGTGCTCGGCGTTGATGCTCTCAGGATCATCGACGGATCTACCTTCACTTTCTCACCGGGAACAAACCCACAAGCTACTGTCATGATGTTAGGAAG GTACATGGGAGTTCGGATGCTGAAAGGGCATAAATTTCACTGA
- the LOC121981297 gene encoding protein HOTHEAD-like isoform X2 translates to MELAMQRFLTSVALLLCFQGFGFCFPDHDAVPRYSFLRHAAEAPRVSHHDYIIVGGGTAGCPLGATLSERFDVLVLERGGSPYGNPNVSELALFVQNLAYQTPTSPAQRFVSVDGVINARARCLGGGTCINAGFYSRASRQEVEEMGLNLELAEESFRWVEKEVAFRPRLTGWTSAFMSGLLEAGVTPDNGFTYDHLPGTKVGGTTFDQNGHRHTAADLLKYADPARITVLLRATAQRILFRNRGRKHKPEAYGVVYKDEAGNVHEAYLNNSSTGEIILSAGALGSPQLLMLSGVGPAPHLESLGIEVVLDQPLVGRGMSDNPLNAIIVPSPQQIEITSVQVVGIRPDYYVESMTGVNIVAASLAGNSTGPSATSPISNSFQGGTIFEKLARPLSQGFLRLRNRDPEENPLVTFNYFMEAEDVQACVEALRTVERVIDSRALSRFRYPNQSVQSLVALSASVLVNLRARNANDSTSLEQYCRDLVMTIWHYHGGCQMRKVVDHDYKVLGVDALRIIDGSTFTFSPGTNPQATVMMLGRYMGVRMLKGHKFH, encoded by the exons ATGGAGTTGGCGATGCAGAGATTTCTCACTTCTGTCGCCCTTCTGCTCTGTTTTCAGGGTTTCGGATTCTGTTTTCCTGATCACGATGCGGTGCCACGCTATAGCTTCTTGAGGCATGCGGCGGAGGCACCACGAGTGTCGCACCACGATTACATCATCGTCGGCGGGGGCACGGCCGGCTGCCCCTTGGGCGCTACTCTGTCGGAGAGATTCGACGTGCTGGTGCTGGAAAGAGGCGGCTCGCCTTACGGGAATCCCAACGTTTCCGAGCTCGCTTTGTTTGTCCAGAACCTTGCGTACCAGACCCCGACCTCCCCGGCGCAGCGCTTCGTCTCCGTGGACGGCGTCATCAACGCACGGGCGCGCTGCCTTGGCGGCGGGACCTGCATCAACGCCGGGTTCTACTCTCGCGCCAGCCGccaggaggtggaggagatgggGCTGAATCTGGAGCTGGCGGAGGAGTCGTTCCGTTGGGTTGAGAAAGAGGTGGCGTTCCGACCTCGGCTGACGGGTTGGACATCGGCCTTCATGTCAGGGCTCCTCGAGGCCGGAGTGACGCCGGACAATGGCTTCACGTACGATCATTTACCCGGGACGAAGGTCGGAGGGACGACGTTCGATCAAAATGGCCACCGCCACACCGCCGCCGATCTGCTCAAGTACGCAGACCCTGCCAGGATCACCGTGCTCTTGCGCGCCACGGCTCAGAGGATCTTGTTCAGGAACAGAG GAAGGAAACATAAGCCGGAGGCATATGGTGTAGTATACAAGGATGAAGCTGGCAACGTGCACGAAGCCTACCTCAACAATTCCTCCACCGGCGAAATTATACTGTCGGCCGGGGCCCTCGGCAGCCCACAGTTGCTCATGTTGAGCGGCGTCGGCCCTGCCCCTCACCTAGAGTCCTTAGGCATCGAGGTGGTGCTGGACCAGCCACTGGTCGGCCGTGGCATGTCCGACAACCCGTTGAACGCCATCATCGTCCCTTCACCACAACAAATCGAGATCACATCGGTGCAAGTCGTCGGAATCCGGCCGGACTACTACGTGGAGTCCATGACCGGCGTCAACATTGTCGCTGCCTCGTTGGCGGGCAACTCCACCGGGCCGTCCGCAACTTCACCG ATTAGCAACTCATTTCAAGGCGGCACGATATTCGAGAAGTTGGCGCGCCCTCTTTCTCAAGGATTTCTTCGCTTGAGGAATCGCGACCCGGAAGAGAATCCATTAGTCACCTTCAATTACTTCATGGAAGCTGAGGATGTTCAGGCATGCGTCGAGGCCCTCCGGACGGTTGAAAGAGTGATCGATTCGAGAGCCTTGTCGAGATTTAGATACCCGAATCAGTCGGTGCAGAGCTTGGTAGCCCTATCCGCAAGTGTATTAGTGAATTTAAGAGCAAGAAACGCCAATGACTCCACTTCATTGGAGCAATACTGCAGAGACCTTGTGATGACGATCTGGCACTACCATGGCGGATGCCAAATGAGAAAAGTGGTCGACCATGACTACAAAGTGCTCGGCGTTGATGCTCTCAGGATCATCGACGGATCTACCTTCACTTTCTCACCGGGAACAAACCCACAAGCTACTGTCATGATGTTAGGAAG GTACATGGGAGTTCGGATGCTGAAAGGGCATAAATTTCACTGA